One Lacipirellulaceae bacterium DNA window includes the following coding sequences:
- the bioA gene encoding adenosylmethionine--8-amino-7-oxononanoate transaminase: protein MPTSENPSPKELHDWDRHYLWHAFTQMAEYEPLIAERGEGCYLFDVNGKRYLDGVSSLWCNLHGHNHPRLNAAITQQVDCLSHATTLGMSNPPAIELAKRLADISPGELEHVFYSCDGASAVEVALKVSYQYWQQCDEPQPQKRKYLAFGNAYHGDTLGSTAVGGIEHFHEIFGPLLCEVVRVPSPDRRYGSASEHLSKLEAVLIEQHETIAALVIEPLMQGAAGLLMQQPGYLRGVRELCTKYGVLMIADEIVTGFGRSGKMFACEHEDVVPDLMCLGKSLTAGYLPMAATLVTPEVYQAFLGEFSEQRTFYHGHTFGGNPLAASVALASLDLIEETKMLAEVLPPRVEQLQQRLERLSKHSEIGPHIGDIRQLGLMAAIELVSDRETMTSYEPNERIGYHVCRVTTQKGVWLRPLGDVVVLMPPPVISEEELDLLFDVLTESLLETCVTRNVARAGS, encoded by the coding sequence ATGCCAACTTCAGAGAACCCCAGCCCCAAAGAACTTCACGATTGGGACCGCCACTACCTTTGGCACGCTTTCACCCAGATGGCGGAGTACGAGCCTCTGATCGCCGAGCGTGGCGAGGGGTGCTACCTGTTTGACGTCAATGGAAAGCGATATCTCGATGGCGTGAGTAGCCTCTGGTGCAATCTCCATGGACACAATCATCCAAGGCTGAACGCCGCGATCACCCAGCAAGTTGATTGTCTCTCCCATGCGACCACCCTGGGAATGAGCAATCCTCCGGCAATTGAGTTGGCCAAACGGCTTGCTGACATCAGTCCCGGTGAGCTGGAGCACGTCTTCTACTCATGCGACGGTGCTTCCGCCGTGGAGGTTGCACTTAAGGTGAGCTACCAATACTGGCAGCAATGCGACGAGCCCCAGCCCCAAAAAAGAAAGTACCTCGCATTTGGCAATGCCTACCACGGTGACACTCTCGGCAGCACTGCCGTCGGCGGAATCGAACACTTCCACGAAATCTTCGGCCCGTTACTGTGCGAAGTCGTCCGTGTTCCTTCTCCAGACCGACGCTACGGTTCAGCAAGTGAGCACCTCTCGAAACTAGAAGCCGTACTCATTGAGCAGCATGAAACGATCGCTGCTCTGGTGATTGAACCCCTCATGCAAGGCGCCGCTGGCCTACTGATGCAGCAGCCGGGTTATCTGCGTGGGGTTCGAGAGCTATGCACCAAGTACGGCGTGTTGATGATCGCCGACGAAATCGTCACGGGGTTCGGACGCAGTGGCAAGATGTTCGCCTGCGAGCACGAAGACGTCGTCCCCGACCTGATGTGCCTAGGAAAAAGCCTCACCGCGGGCTACTTACCGATGGCTGCAACACTGGTCACACCGGAAGTCTATCAAGCGTTTCTCGGAGAATTCAGCGAGCAACGAACCTTCTATCACGGGCACACCTTCGGCGGAAATCCCCTGGCTGCATCGGTCGCGCTTGCGTCTCTCGATTTGATCGAAGAGACAAAGATGCTCGCAGAAGTCTTGCCGCCACGTGTTGAGCAGCTTCAGCAGCGACTCGAAAGGCTCAGCAAGCACTCAGAAATCGGTCCGCATATTGGCGACATCCGCCAACTAGGGCTGATGGCAGCAATCGAGCTTGTGTCTGATCGAGAAACGATGACAAGCTACGAGCCCAACGAACGCATCGGCTACCATGTCTGTCGAGTAACCACGCAGAAAGGTGTCTGGCTTCGCCCTCTAGGGGACGTCGTCGTGCTCATGCCACCGCCGGTGATCAGCGAAGAAGAACTTGATCTCTTGTTCGATGTGCTGACGGAGAGCCTGCTCGAAACCTGTGTCACAAGAAACGTTGCCCGAGCAGGATCCTAG